Genomic DNA from Cucurbita pepo subsp. pepo cultivar mu-cu-16 chromosome LG13, ASM280686v2, whole genome shotgun sequence:
GGTAATGTCTTGAAAAATTGATCTAGACTCGTGTCGTTGAGTTATATAACTCGGTAGGCGATGTCTTGAAAATTTGAGCTAGACCCATGTCGTTGAGTTATATAGCTCAATAGGTGGTGTCTTGAAAATTTGAGCAAGACCCATGTGGTTGAGTTATATAACTCGGTAGGCGATTCTTGATCAATTGAGCTAGACCCAGGTCGTCGAGTTATATAACTCGGTAGACGATGTTTTGATCAGTTGAGCTAGACTTGGGTCGTCGAGTTATATAACTCTAGACGATGTCTTGATCAATTGAGCTAACCCATGTCGTCAAATCATATAATTCGATAGATGTCTTGATCAATTGAGCTAAACCCGTTTCGTCGAGTTATATAACTCTATAGGTGATGTTTTGATCAATTGAGTTAGACCATGTTGTCGAGTTTTATAACCCAGTAGGTGATGTCTTGATTAATTGAGCTAGACCCGTGCTAGGAATTATACAATAAACTCAAAAGCTTTTAAGTTTGAGGGATTATAGGTATTATTAAGGCGTTTTGATTAAGGTTTTTTTTGGGAATGGAAATTTGCAGGGAGAAGGTGGTGGTGCCGGCGACGAAGCCGTACATAACATTTGAAGGAGGGGGAAAAGAGACGACGGTGATAGAGTGGCACGACCGAGCAGGTGACCGTGGTCCCAGCGGGCAGCAGCTGCGTACTTATAGAACAGCATCTGTCACAGTTTTTGCTAATTACTTCTCTGCCCGAAACATCAGCTTCaaggtaaaaataaatacccCACCAACACTTTCCACTTCCCTGCCCGTGAACTTACTTGTCCTACATATTTCTAccatttattgaaataattatttaatgggTATTTCATATGTGGTTCACGTGACGGCAGAATACGGCACCGGCGCCGATGCCCGGAATGCAAGGGTGGCAGGCGGCGGCGTTTCGTATTTCCGGTGACAAGGCCTACTTTTCCGGGTGTGGATTCTACGGCGCACAAGACACCCTCTGTGACGACGCCGGCCGCCATTACTTCAAAGAATGCTACATCGAAGGCTCCATAGACTTCATTTTTGGCAACGGGCGTTCCATGTATAaggtaatctaattttaattccatttcttaattttttttaatttcatgtatAATTTAAggcttttaaaattataacaaaatcattaaacGGCACCGTTTGATGCCTTAGGATTGCGAGCTGCACTCGATCGCCACCCGGTTCGGTTCCATAGCGGCCCAAGATAGAAACTCACCTAACGAGAAGACCGGGTTCGCTTTCGTCCGATGCAAGGTGACCGGTTCTGGACCTATATACGTGGGCCGGGCTATGGGCCAGTACTCCAGAATCGTCTACGCGTATACATACTTTGATGACGTGGTGGCCCACGGTGGATGGGATGACTGGGACCACAGCAGCAACAAAAACAAGTAAAATCTCTTCTAATCTCTATTGTGTGCCCTAACGGCCCATGATACCACTTCTCTTCTCTAATATGGGCTGGGCTGGGCTTACCCATCGATCTATGATCTTGGGGCCCAGTCAGTCAAATTGGGCTTATACAGGCCCAATTTGgcaattttgaaagtttattgtTTATTCATACTTACTTTTGGGGTGGTGCAGGACTGTATTTTTTGGAGTATACAAGTGCTGGGGCCCAGGAGCAAGTAAAGTAAAGGGAGTATCATGGGCCAAGGAATTGGAGTTTGAAGAGGCCCATCCATTTCTTGTGAAGAGTTTTGTGAATGGCAGGCACTGGATTGCACCCTCTGATGCGTAGGCAGGCACCTCTGCAATGCAATGCAATGCttcatatatcataatatgtatttttcatatttaaattcatttccaaatatttatattatttaatttattcaaattgtactccagaattttaaaaaaaatagctaaTTCATCATTTAAACTTCATTTACTTTAGGCTAAATCTCAGCTGAGAAACGGTTTTCGGCTCGAGTTGCCTGTTAAAAAACAGACAAACGGGTAGTACATGTAGTTAATATGAATACAAAACAAGGTACGGAACAAAGCAGATGCTCTCCTGATACGAAAACGCCATTTCCGAATGGCGGAGGACAGCATCAAAGCACCTATCCCGAACGAGGAAAATGAAGtacgaaattaaataacagtGTTACTGTTGTATAGTACACAGCAACAGTATGATGTCGATATCATCCTTCCCAAGTATAGTCGAGCATATAAAGTACATACCACAATCTTCCTCCTGCTGCCTTTGTGCACTGATGACCTACCACTACCGACGACAATGGAGATGCAGAGGACCACCAAGCTCATGTTTGCCTAACCAGTGACGAGGTAGTCAACCATAAAGGCCAGCCTAAAATAGCACTTTCGTGTTTCGAGAGGTATGCGTCGTTTAAACTGCAAAATTTACAACTTGATGTCAATGCAAAGTTCAAATGCTGATAGAGACTTGTAAATTTCCAAACTTGTATTGTATCTCCATAGggacaaaagagagagagagatcctAACCATTCAACATCTGGTGTATCCAGCGTATCATTCCATTCCTCTCCCTGTTCCACAGCAGGGACAGCACCAGCTACAGCGGCCAAATCTTGTACACCATCaacctaaaagaaaatagttcaTGTAAATAGTTCCAAGATCAGAACAGGCAATGAATTTTCTGAATATATCAACCTTCATCTATACATATATTGCTCTTGATTCCCACTCATTTTATTCTGATTCTAAGCCTTAGCATCCAGAAAGTTCAATTAGAATTCACCCAATAGACTCCAATTGAAAATGGCTGCAAACAAATAGATTATAACAATCACACTGCCCATTACCTACCACGGAAGTATATACAGCTCTTGTCGtctaaagaaaatgaaacttaCCTGTTGAGGATACGAGGCATAACCCGAATATGCACCATAAGCATATAAAGATGGATCTTGTACAACTCCATATCCATAAGCATCATAAGCTCCTCCATACCCATAGTAGGCGCTCCACTGGTTCGGATCAACTTGCTGACCCCAAGTAGCCAAGTCCTAAAAATTCATCACCATTTCATCAAAGTTTACTTAATAGAGTGAACTCTAGTTCACTATGAGCAGTACACAGAGCTGCTAACAGAAAGATAACGCGCATAACCAATTTTATCAAGGAGTgcacaaaagaagaaaattcaaagtccTTTCCTTTTCTACCAAAGTCCTGCCgagataaaatatttgaaaacaatatattataattaagatAATGATTGTGTCTGATACAGAGTATTTAGATGATTTTCTGTTATACTTTTCTTAGGGTATACCTCGTTTCCATACATTTTCTTTAGATCCTATTTTCATACCATTCTGTTTTAACGTtcacaacaaaagaaaaagaaaaagaaaaagaaaattattaaatatgatgAAATGCAAGCCTTCTTCATATagatgaatttcaaattcacaGGCTAAATAAAAGACTGTGCTGTCCAAACATGCTGATATTTTATGAAGATTTGCAATCCAGGCATTGTTTTAGCACATATGGTTTGAAAGGAACCAAATAACTTTTGAAGATAAGAagtcttctttttatttttttagaaatgtaCAGCTCCTTGTTTCTTGGTGAGGCTTTAGTCACAGAAAATTCTTCTGTAAATACAACATTTCTACCATTGTTAACAATTGAAAAGCCTACTCATAGCTTCTTTTGGGAGGGGATTCTCACGACTGGGCCCCCTAGGTtgtatcatttttctttaattcattCTCGTTTcttatcaaaaataaaaataaataaataaaagacaatACGCCTAATGTTTTATACACAAATTTATTGTGAACCCAagcattaaattataaaccgCATAATTATACATCACATCCACAGAGTAAAAGAATTTTAGTAAATCAAGTAAATACTTGTTCTGTACTGCAATAGAAGGTCAATTACCTGCTTGGCAGCTGGATTTCTACCCCAGGAAGTACGAACCACTTGTTGACCAATTATCTTTCCTTGCATCTTTTGGATGGCTTCTTCAGCTGAAGCCCTGCATGGACACACGTACTTAATCCAAGTCCAAATGTTCATGGTGAAATAAGAAGTTGATAACATATCTTTGAAAATTGTACGTACACAAAAGCTTTCTCCCTATTccacaataatttttttcttccactgactattatttttattcatggCCTTCTTTCGAGGCATAGGAACAGGAGCaagaaaagatgaaatttAATCAACTTgcatcaataaaattattcatgCTAAACATACCTCGTCCCAAACTGTACAAAACCACAGCCTCTCCCGGCAGGAATTTTCACATAAGTAGTCTCACCAAACTGCAAAAAAGTTTGCTTCAACTCCTCCTCTGTAATATTAGGATCCAAGTTACCAACAAATATCTGCATAAAGATCAATGTAGTAAGAGATAAGCACAGAAACCAGAGAAAATAACACTGTCACTTCACTTACAGTTGTGTTATTTGCATCGTAATCTGCTGGAAGCACAGGCACGGGTGTAGTGTAAGCTGGAACTGGGTACATTGCTGAGCCACGAGGCACATTGGTAAGTACGAGTTTAAAAATAGCAGTACCATCCCCTCCTAAGATTCTCTCTTTAGgtgaaggaaaaaataataataacaatgaaTAAATTTCATTCGTGACTGACAGATGACATCTCCCATCAAGTTCGACATTGATTAACATTTTTATCCAAGAAAATCATAGAGATAAATTGTATTTTGGCATAGACATTATACATACGGAACAATCAACTTGACAAGTTTTCATCATAGATCCAAGAACACTAATTCAGCTAATATCTGCTAAAATTTCAGAATGGTCCATTTGTGCCTATTGAACTCCTAGCTCTAGGTTCGTTAATGCAAAAATGCTTAGCAGTATCCAAAAGAGAACTTTCAGTGAAAAAGGTgaaattcaactttttaagCCAAATAGCTTCATATCTATGACTCCTCGTACAGATAGGAACCAGACCAGTTCATACAAATAGAAAACCTAGGAAGACCGGAAAGTTGGATGAAAAGTAGAAAAGATAGTACCCGCTCCATATGGAACAAAAAGATTAGAAAACGTGAGAAGtgataaaatgaagaaaaggaaagacaGTACAACACATACTCATTACCTTTACCTGGAGTATATTGCTGCTGAACACCAATGGTCTTTTTGGGTGTTGCTGCACTAATACGCATAGGTCGGGTTGAGCAATAAACACCATTCATTTCAGACATAGCTCgattcctttcattttcatcagcAAATTTTACAAAACCATATCCCTTTGAACGTCCTGTGTTTGGATCAGTCACAACTTTAGCACCCCTAACAGATGGATATTGAGCTCTAAAGGTCTCTTGCAACAGATAGTCTGTAACATCAGGAGCCAAATCCCCCACGAAAATAGAGTGCTCAGGGCCAGCGTCAGGACGCCTTTCTCCAATTCCAAAAGAGGCCCAATTCAACCTAAAAGTTTGCTCAGTTCCAGGCATCTGAGTCCCATTGTACGTCTGCAGAATTCTTTCTGCTGCTGCATGAGACACAAACTCCACAAACCCATAACCCTCAGGCTGCCCTGTGATCTTATTGcgaataattttaattgatattacctgcattaaaaaaaatagaatagttCACAAATAACAGAACACTCTCTTTTCTCAAGCGGCTTAAAGTTATAAGCTCTTACTCAAATACAATAAGACAAACAACAACTACCAGGCATCAAAAGTATATTTGTACTGGCCGTTGAAACATAACAACtactaaaaaataactataattTTACACAATGACGTTTCGCTACCACGGCTCTCTTTAACATTAAACATCAAACTCATCCCCATTCAGTGGCATGAAAGGTCATAAGAGAGGCTTTCCCTACAGCTCAGCTCTCGTAGCAATAGACCAAAATACAAACACATTCTAATTTGATCACGCCAATTCACTTCCAAAGACCAGAAGAAAACAACTCAATTTCAGGAGAGCTTAATCGAGATGGCCGCCAAAATGTCATGGGCAGCTTCACATTGAACTGCAAAAGTATCTCAGACATATATCTAGTTGTTACTAGGGACATGCGGAATTTTGAATCCACATCCAATGGCTACGAAGAGGCAACCAGATTGAATCATTTTTCCTACTTTCAGACCTAGATAATAATCGCATACGCTATAAATTAACGAACAAATCCTCAAAAATCCATATACACATCTAGATTGAGAAACTACTGAAGTCCTAATGGGTCTATGATTAAAAGCAACATCATTAAACACAAAAGTgcctaaaattttgaaggaaaaaaaaaaaaaaacaaacgaaCCTCGCCAGTGTGAGCGAAGCAAGAACTAAGGTAAGACTCATCGACCCAGTACTGCAAATCCCCAATCCAAAGTGTTCTAACTTCCTCCACCGAAGTTGGTTGATGGTGCGTTGGTTGACTTGCCAGAGTCGCCATCGTATCTATTGACACATTATCTTTTACTTTCGTTCAACTTTCTGGTGTTCTCGTGTACCTCGTAATATGGTTTCTACAGTGTATGATGCTCCGACGTCGCCGTCTCTGCAAATTAATCGGTGACTCCAAAGATTTTGGCGCAAAGCTTAAAAATCACAATAGAAACATAATCAAGTGAAGATATTTGAAGATTACAAGAAAAAACCTGCGGATTCTCGTCACGTCACCAGCCACCTCTAGGGTTCCGTTTTCGCCTCGGACCTTCGATTGAACTCCGGAGTACAGTTAATGGCAATTATTTACcctattttttcttcatgttttaaattcgCAAATATCACTTTATATTTAACccgtaatattttaaaattgacattttttttagtatgttAAACTTCGGTTTGTATTTgatccttaaaattttaaaattgatacatttaattatccatatttaaattttatttctcactATGATCTCGATATTTAAAACAGGTTTTTAATGGGTCCTTgagcataaaaaataaaaataaaactcaactcataaattacttatttaattattttactcgTTATATCATCGTgtaaattgaatattattagAAGGTGTAGTTTTAcgttgattaattaaagaaaaaaaatcatgaatttataagtaaataatataatttttattagaatataacttaaaaattaaaagcaaaattaCCAGAGCTATGAAAATTTaggttaatttattaattattaattttttttaatttgacttaaaattaaaaaattgtactttaataattgtgtttattttgtgtttatttgattattaaattttttcagATAAGTTTAAATAATCgttgtattaatttttcatattatatatttttaaaattaaatatcaaccaaaaaaataattaatttgttaaaaaaaaaaaaaaaaaaaaacatgttacaTAATCAAGGTTGTCTAGGAACATCATTGTGGTACTCATGATAGGGTAAAGCGGATAAATATTGgtgatttgaaaaataaaataattaattaatttacttatgAGCCCCCAAAAGTAGAATATTTGTAATAATAgcaatggaaatggaaaattgtggaatttgtaaaaaatagagggatcagaaaataaaaaggactTTAATTACTCCGACCGGCAAGGTTTGCGTGTTGCTTGTCCCTACTTTCCCATTCACGCCTCTAACTTTCTTAAACCTCTTGTCGTTTTCGAACCAAATTtgcctttttattattattaattaaatccaTTTAAAATTACTCCACCCtctatattacattaataactaaatctcataaaattcaaatatcaaatttttaccAGTCACAATTCATCActataaacataaaatatttttaattttcataataattttaaaagtgggGTAGAATTgagttgtaaccctattttcaatATTGATCCGgttaacccaacaaaaaagaaatgtcaACCCATAAAAcgaatttgaaaaattcaatcaaaccgtgtcaaaatttagtgcaacttattttagagagtatattaattatagaatatatctcagaTTTTAGTAATCAGTTAATATTAAGTATTAGTTGGTTTGTTGTATCCTAAATATTCATATGAAGATTGAACTTTTATTCTATTATAtattgagtaataatattttcagatctattcacacttttgagtgATACATATCGTGtcaaacccaacccaaactttATAGTTTGGATTAGCCTACTCGAATCATTTGAACACATCTAAACCTAAATTAACAATTTAAGTGgtaaccatttttattttttaaggggtgatattgaaatttggatataatttttattaatttaacctaataatAACAACCCTGAAAATAGGAAATACcagctttttattttttaattttttcttactGGGAAAGAgaatatttagaaaagaaaaaaaaaagaaaatatttattggatGTGCTGTTTATTGTTCCTTTTGGTGGAGGAATGCTTGTCATCTACTCCTTTTAAGTTCCCAATCCCTTCTGTACTTTCCATTCCAccaaaaaccaagaaaaaaaagctttgATTTCATTTCGGTAATGGAGTCCCACATTTGCAAGCTCTGTTTCAAATCCTTAGCCAATGGCAAAGCCTACGCCGCCCACATGAAGGCCCATCTCACTGCCACCATGGCGCCACCACTCCCTCCGCCCACTCCTCCAGAGACCCACGGCGGCGTtccctcttccttctcctcctaCTCCGCTGACGACGACGAATTTCGAGAAGATCCCAAGAGAATTTTCAACATTCTCCTTCAAGAAACAGAGAGCGAAACGGAATCCACAAACCCATCTCGGAAAAGATCCAAAAAGTACCGGAAACCGCCGTTGGAACCAAGCAGCTCTGTTTCTGATACTTCGCCGGAGGAAGACCTCGCCATGTCTCTGATGATGCTCTCACGCGATCGATGGATGAAACCAGAAACGAAATCATTGAAGggaattaaaaggaagaaaaagtgTGGAAAGTGCACGAAATTGTTCCGATCTTACAGAGCTCTGTTTAGCCATGAAAAAATCTGCCAATTAGAAACAGAGCTCGACgaagaacaggaagaacaCGAAGAGTTAAAAAATGGGGGAACTAGAAGAGTCTTCAAATGCCCATTTTGTTTTAAGCTATTTGGATCAGGACAAGCCCTTGGCGGCCATAAGAGATCCCATGTTTTGAGCTCTGAAAACGCTGCTGTTAGTGTAAATGCCTCTGTTTCTTTGAAGCTTGAAATTAGTCTGATAGATCTGAACTTACCGGCGCcgattgaagaagatgattacAGTGTAGTTTCGGATGCTTGAGGAATTTGTTAATGATTGTTATTAATTAGTTGAATGGCCTGATTTTGATGGGTTTTGATCgttcaaacaagaaaacaattcagtttcttttgtgggtttcttgttttttctaGTAAATGGAAGAAGACGAAGGTTTAGTGAAAGAATTGGTCCAATgggttaattaattatgggtctttcttttcttctttatgtttgttttgacCGTAGAAATGTGTTTACTTcgagaagacgaagaagatgaTTAGGAAAGTTGAGTGGAAAAGTATTGCGAGTAAAGAGAGATTAGTGCTTTTTAAGAGAAATGAGTGAAACATTGGTATCGGATTTGAGACACAGCCCCGACTCCTATCAAGAGCAACAGTGAGGAATCTTAGACAACGAGTGAAAGTCCGACTCAACAATATTGCGTGAGCGAAAAAAGACAATGCCACTTGTAAAGATCTTTCGTGATACACAAATTCGAGAAAGAAGTCTCAACTAATTCCGTgtatataatttgaatttatgcCCACAACATACATATATGAATTATAATGAATAgataagaaaatttatatattaccaaattattattgattttagggtattgtgataaaaataaattttgaactcaactcctaaattttttataaaataaatgttaaatttcAAGTAAATTATTGTGTGAGCTAAAGTGCAAAAATTgataagtattttattttttatacatGCGTTGTCACGTTAATTTTAATTCgttatattaagaaaaaatttaaaacaatttcatgAGGTATCTTTTcgaataaatttatttattttttaaattaagagatataattaaaataaattataaaagttaagTAGCATCTCGtattatttaacttaaaataaacaaCCCATCCAAATAAGAATTatcaattaaagtttaaattttaaattaatacaattgttaatttaaaattttaatccataCAGCCAAAATTTAGGaatatagttaattttttcaccaaaaaaaaaaaaaatcaaatagagACTAGCACAAAGAGCTTTTTGCATGGTCTTAAAAAGTCAcctcaataataaataattgattttttaaataataataataataataataataataataataataataataataataataaaaacaatgttTGGTGATGGGGAGAGCTCAGATCCATAAAAGTTGAGCAGGTGGGCTTTTCCACCAACATGAGGCCCCACAATTCAGACTAGGCCCAATATACTATGCAATCTTTTAACACCCATTTACTAGAGATGTCGATGGGATAGGTCGGGCAGAGACAAAATTGGGGCGAGGTTGAGATTGGGGACGGAGACGAAAAATGTAATCTCCGTCCCCATCCTCATTTAAAAGAGATTCTCCTCCTATTCGGGGCAGGTTCTCAGGGAGCCCTAACCATGCGGGTTAAATGAACATCTACTATTTACGCATTTCATCACGTGCACCATACCATCACCATCTTACAACTAAACCATGTCATTATCTAAATTAATActcaatacaataataatatgtCTACATTAAGTTTAATATAACAATcatatgtttaatttatttgttgaaCCCATCTCGAGCTAAATTATGAACTTtatgaatcttttttttttttcacgcTTCCGTTAATCTATAACTCAATGAATAAGACACTAATTATTATCACAAAGATCGATACTTTGACTCCTAACCTCAATTGTTAAACTTTACATTATAAATCTtagttgtgttttttttttttcttttcttttatggaaACTTCACTACAAACGTTATGAAAAGAAGATGTTAAACTTTAAAGCAAAACTACAAAAGAAACAATCCATTGAAAAGATGGGGAAGTGAATCAAATATCACACAAAAAAGTATAGAAAAGGGGGGGAAATTCCAAGGAATCCACCTTTTCCCACCATTATTCAAACTTAATTGGATTGCTCAAattccattctttttttctttcactttagttcaattcaaaacataaaaagataataaaataaaaattgttgaGTGGGTTTTAAAAAGAATCAATTGCACAAATATTTGGAAAGTGTAGTTTTAGTGAGTCAGGTGTTGCATAGAGTGTATATTTTCTCCAAGGGCTCGAGAGGAGTCGAACCTCGATTAAACAAaggttgttcaagggctccaaaGAAGTAGATAGGCCTTAGGAGAGGCtatatggtgtactttgtctCATGTgaagattgttgaggattgtttgAGACATAAGTGAGGGACACAATATCCATTAgtacgagacattttggggaaactAAAGTAAAACATAACCGTTTGAAAACAGAAACTAGACTCAAAATCGAGAGATGAAgaggatattttttttcatttgcaAAACATTCAAGACTCAATAAATAAGCCAACAAAACCAAGCATTTCAGTTGTAGGTGTAACCAACATGATCCAAAGAACCACTTCTAGATACaactctatttttctttccaatttcttCTCTGTCATAGGGTTAAAACTTTCTATGCTATGACCTTGTTGCTTTTCATTTGACTTCGATTCTGCTATGAACTTAAGTGTAAAGtggtaataattttaaaaaaaataatacaaataaaactcaaaattgaaatagttAAACATGATGgtttgaaaatagaaattagACTCCAAATCAAGACTAAGAAAAGACGCAAGTTACAAGCCAACAAGACTAAGAAAAGGCATtaccaaatgaaaaataatattcttcccaaaaagcaagaaaaagaatctCTCCTTCAAAAGATTcacaaaaacaaaggaaaagtaataaataaaggcACCATCTTTTCGATACCTTAGGAGTCTTTGTTTTGAAGCTCTATCTTTTTCCGTATAAGgttgattttgaagaagaaatcaattgCAACAAACTTTGGTACTaatgaaattcttggattGCAATCAAAGTAGTGTCCCCACGCCTAAAACACTAAAATCTAAGCCTTGTCAAACAATTTATTAATGGTGCTTAAGCTCAAATGGGtatcaaaaaccaaaagaaaggGAGCT
This window encodes:
- the LOC111809113 gene encoding zinc finger protein ZAT9-like, producing the protein MESHICKLCFKSLANGKAYAAHMKAHLTATMAPPLPPPTPPETHGGVPSSFSSYSADDDEFREDPKRIFNILLQETESETESTNPSRKRSKKYRKPPLEPSSSVSDTSPEEDLAMSLMMLSRDRWMKPETKSLKGIKRKKKCGKCTKLFRSYRALFSHEKICQLETELDEEQEEHEELKNGGTRRVFKCPFCFKLFGSGQALGGHKRSHVLSSENAAVSVNASVSLKLEISLIDLNLPAPIEEDDYSVVSDA
- the LOC111808858 gene encoding polyadenylate-binding protein RBP47B'-like isoform X4 — translated: MATLASQPTHHQPTSVEEVRTLWIGDLQYWVDESYLSSCFAHTGEVISIKIIRNKITGQPEGYGFVEFVSHAAAERILQTYNGTQMPGTEQTFRLNWASFGIGERRPDAGPEHSIFVGDLAPDVTDYLLQETFRAQYPSVRGAKVVTDPNTGRSKGYGFVKFADENERNRAMSEMNGVYCSTRPMRISAATPKKTIGVQQQYTPVPAYTTPVPVLPADYDANNTTIFVGNLDPNITEEELKQTFLQFGETTYVKIPAGRGCGFVQFGTRASAEEAIQKMQGKIIGQQVVRTSWGRNPAAKQDLATWGQQVDPNQWSAYYGYGGAYDAYGYGVVQDPSLYAYGAYSGYASYPQQVDGVQDLAAVAGAVPAVEQGEEWNDTLDTPDVECLNDAYLSKHESAILGWPLWLTTSSLVRQT
- the LOC111808858 gene encoding polyadenylate-binding protein RBP47B'-like isoform X2; its protein translation is MATLASQPTHHQPTSVEEVRTLWIGDLQYWVDESYLSSCFAHTGEVISIKIIRNKITGQPEGYGFVEFVSHAAAERILQTYNGTQMPGTEQTFRLNWASFGIGERRPDAGPEHSIFVGDLAPDVTDYLLQETFRAQYPSVRGAKVVTDPNTGRSKGYGFVKFADENERNRAMSEMNGVYCSTRPMRISAATPKKTIGVQQQYTPAMYPVPAYTTPVPVLPADYDANNTTIFVGNLDPNITEEELKQTFLQFGETTYVKIPAGRGCGFVQFGTRASAEEAIQKMQGKIIGQQVVRTSWGRNPAAKQDLATWGQQVDPNQWSAYYGYGGAYDAYGYGVVQDPSLYAYGAYSGYASYPQQVDGVQDLAAVAGAVPAVEQGEEWNDTLDTPDVECLNDAYLSKHESAILGWPLWLTTSSLVRQT
- the LOC111808860 gene encoding probable pectinesterase 68 encodes the protein MAFSLNSFFFFFISVPAFFLLAAAKHRRHHWVGPTGHRLIKVDVNGISGEFLSVQAAVDAVPDYNTVNTLIRISPGYYVEKVVVPATKPYITFEGGGKETTVIEWHDRAGDRGPSGQQLRTYRTASVTVFANYFSARNISFKNTAPAPMPGMQGWQAAAFRISGDKAYFSGCGFYGAQDTLCDDAGRHYFKECYIEGSIDFIFGNGRSMYKDCELHSIATRFGSIAAQDRNSPNEKTGFAFVRCKVTGSGPIYVGRAMGQYSRIVYAYTYFDDVVAHGGWDDWDHSSNKNKTVFFGVYKCWGPGASKVKGVSWAKELEFEEAHPFLVKSFVNGRHWIAPSDA
- the LOC111808858 gene encoding polyadenylate-binding protein RBP47B'-like isoform X1; amino-acid sequence: MATLASQPTHHQPTSVEEVRTLWIGDLQYWVDESYLSSCFAHTGEVISIKIIRNKITGQPEGYGFVEFVSHAAAERILQTYNGTQMPGTEQTFRLNWASFGIGERRPDAGPEHSIFVGDLAPDVTDYLLQETFRAQYPSVRGAKVVTDPNTGRSKGYGFVKFADENERNRAMSEMNGVYCSTRPMRISAATPKKTIGVQQQYTPGKAMYPVPAYTTPVPVLPADYDANNTTIFVGNLDPNITEEELKQTFLQFGETTYVKIPAGRGCGFVQFGTRASAEEAIQKMQGKIIGQQVVRTSWGRNPAAKQDLATWGQQVDPNQWSAYYGYGGAYDAYGYGVVQDPSLYAYGAYSGYASYPQQVDGVQDLAAVAGAVPAVEQGEEWNDTLDTPDVECLNDAYLSKHESAILGWPLWLTTSSLVRQT
- the LOC111808858 gene encoding polyadenylate-binding protein RBP47B'-like isoform X3 codes for the protein MATLASQPTHHQPTSVEEVRTLWIGDLQYWVDESYLSSCFAHTGEVISIKIIRNKITGQPEGYGFVEFVSHAAAERILQTYNGTQMPGTEQTFRLNWASFGIGERRPDAGPEHSIFVGDLAPDVTDYLLQETFRAQYPSVRGAKVVTDPNTGRSKGYGFVKFADENERNRAMSEMNGVYCSTRPMRISAATPKKTIGVQQQYTPGKVPAYTTPVPVLPADYDANNTTIFVGNLDPNITEEELKQTFLQFGETTYVKIPAGRGCGFVQFGTRASAEEAIQKMQGKIIGQQVVRTSWGRNPAAKQDLATWGQQVDPNQWSAYYGYGGAYDAYGYGVVQDPSLYAYGAYSGYASYPQQVDGVQDLAAVAGAVPAVEQGEEWNDTLDTPDVECLNDAYLSKHESAILGWPLWLTTSSLVRQT